The Verrucomicrobiales bacterium genome has a segment encoding these proteins:
- a CDS encoding response regulator, with protein MRMLIVDDSKAMRGFLSHLAHEFSFTTVEAEDGRHALDTLIKNDPLQPFDIALVDWDMPRMTGIEFVRFVRRNHDFDNLKLMMVTTNNTEEKITMALEAGANDFMMKPVTREALEEKLMILGLMP; from the coding sequence ATGAGAATGCTCATCGTTGATGATTCGAAAGCCATGCGAGGGTTTCTGAGCCACCTCGCTCACGAGTTCTCCTTTACAACCGTGGAGGCCGAGGACGGGCGCCACGCCCTCGACACCCTCATCAAGAACGATCCACTCCAACCCTTCGATATTGCCCTCGTCGATTGGGACATGCCTCGCATGACAGGTATTGAATTCGTCCGCTTCGTGAGACGAAATCACGACTTCGACAATCTCAAGCTCATGATGGTGACCACCAACAATACTGAAGAGAAGATCACCATGGCCCTCGAGGCAGGAGCCAATGACTTCATGATGAAGCCCGTAACCCGGGAAGCTTTGGAAGAAAAGCTAATGATCCTCGGCCTCATGCCCTGA
- a CDS encoding chemotaxis response regulator protein-glutamate methylesterase has translation MPKIRVLVVDDAVVMRRMITEVLERDPQLEIAGTAANGKIALQKIPQVNPDLITLDVEMPEMDGIATLKEIRKLYPKLPVIMFSTLTAKGAATTLDALTFGATDYVTKPANVGAVTEGIQRLETELIPKIKTHCRHLRVDAPPGDHTQFVSRLKPATLPPRTGPKRPIEILAIGTSTGGPNALATVFKSFPKDFPLPIVIVQHMPPMFTALLAERLHALGSVGFQEGKHGQRLQPGQAYIAPGGKHMEVRREGLQTVLHLHEGTPENSCRPAVDVLFRSVAAAYGASSLGVVLTGMGQDGLRGCQHLREKQAQVIAQDELSSVVWGMPGCVVQAGLADAILPLERVASEIVQRVREGRTSSISKAA, from the coding sequence ATGCCAAAGATCCGAGTGTTGGTTGTGGACGATGCCGTGGTGATGCGGCGAATGATCACCGAGGTACTGGAGCGCGATCCACAACTCGAGATTGCTGGAACGGCTGCCAACGGAAAAATTGCGCTGCAGAAGATTCCCCAGGTCAATCCTGACCTCATCACCCTAGACGTTGAGATGCCCGAAATGGATGGCATCGCGACCTTGAAGGAGATCCGAAAGCTCTACCCCAAGCTGCCGGTGATCATGTTCAGCACCCTGACGGCCAAAGGAGCCGCAACCACCCTGGACGCCCTGACCTTCGGAGCCACCGACTATGTCACGAAGCCAGCCAACGTAGGAGCAGTGACCGAGGGGATCCAGCGACTCGAGACTGAACTGATCCCAAAAATTAAAACCCACTGTCGCCACCTGCGTGTCGATGCTCCACCGGGCGATCACACTCAGTTCGTGTCCCGGCTCAAGCCGGCGACGCTGCCACCGCGCACGGGACCAAAACGCCCCATTGAAATTCTAGCAATTGGAACCTCCACCGGGGGGCCCAATGCCTTGGCTACCGTGTTCAAGTCATTTCCCAAGGATTTCCCACTTCCCATCGTTATCGTTCAGCACATGCCCCCGATGTTTACCGCCTTGCTCGCTGAACGTCTCCACGCCCTGGGCTCGGTGGGCTTCCAGGAAGGAAAACATGGACAGCGGCTACAGCCGGGCCAAGCCTACATTGCCCCCGGCGGAAAGCACATGGAGGTTCGGCGCGAAGGTCTCCAGACCGTTTTACATTTGCACGAGGGCACTCCCGAGAACTCCTGCCGCCCAGCCGTCGATGTCCTTTTTCGCAGCGTGGCTGCGGCCTATGGAGCCTCCTCCCTTGGAGTCGTGCTGACAGGGATGGGGCAGGACGGTCTGCGTGGTTGCCAGCACTTGCGGGAGAAGCAAGCTCAAGTCATCGCTCAGGATGAACTGAGCAGTGTGGTTTGGGGAATGCCCGGATGCGTGGTCCAGGCCGGCCTCGCCGATGCCATCCTGCCTCTGGAAAGGGTGGCGAGTGAAATCGTTCAGCGGGTGAGAGAGGGGAGGACCTCCTCGATTTCGAAAGCGGCGTAG